The Planococcus donghaensis genome contains a region encoding:
- a CDS encoding DinB family protein, with protein MSGKEILSAFRNDLSNYSPEQLTHIHEPGVWSIGQMYDHIILVAHEYLDNAEACARLTKEQPLGKTQMGKQLMKDGGFPPVKIRLPDEMNTPPNNTDNKEVLANRIDKVIERLEQWEVDIDLVNPNYKIEHGGFGWLNAKEWVELVEMHSRHHLRQQKELERYI; from the coding sequence ATGAGTGGCAAAGAAATACTTTCAGCATTCAGAAACGATCTTAGCAACTATTCTCCAGAGCAACTAACACATATTCACGAACCAGGCGTTTGGTCGATTGGGCAAATGTATGACCATATTATTTTAGTAGCACATGAGTATCTCGACAATGCAGAAGCTTGTGCTAGGTTAACAAAAGAACAGCCTTTAGGAAAAACTCAAATGGGTAAGCAGTTAATGAAAGATGGAGGATTTCCGCCTGTCAAAATCAGACTTCCGGATGAAATGAATACCCCTCCTAACAATACGGATAATAAAGAAGTGCTCGCTAATAGAATCGACAAAGTGATTGAAAGACTAGAACAGTGGGAAGTGGATATAGATTTAGTAAATCCAAATTACAAGATTGAACATGGAGGATTTGGCTGGTTAAATGCAAAGGAATGGGTTGAACTAGTTGAAATGCATTCTCGACATCACCTGCGTCAACAAAAAGAGCTAGAGCGTTATATTTAA
- a CDS encoding magnesium transporter CorA family protein, protein MFHIYKSSLSGKLETIENFDKNCWVNVTAPSKEELERVSQHFNIPMDFLVDPLDLEETARIEYDEETNSTLLINDFPIPDTTNDRFNSYITIPIGIIIGSDYIVTICQQPSSFLTGLIKKNVSTLMRSRFALEVLLSISTLYLDNLKTLNKQRLKIESNLRESFTNKQLYDLMETEKSLVYFLTSLKSNGDVITKLFRVHSIKLYEDDKDLLEDVKIENNQGIETTELYTRILDSITSSYSSLISNELNNTMKTLTLFTVFLTLPTLVFSFFGMNVALPITDDDPSSWMSTLGISLIFVLLIGWALWKRRIF, encoded by the coding sequence GTGTTCCATATTTATAAATCTTCACTTAGTGGAAAACTAGAAACCATAGAGAATTTTGACAAGAACTGCTGGGTCAATGTTACGGCACCGTCAAAAGAGGAACTTGAAAGAGTATCTCAGCACTTTAATATCCCTATGGACTTTTTAGTAGATCCTTTAGATTTAGAAGAAACCGCACGAATTGAGTATGATGAAGAAACAAATAGTACATTGCTTATTAATGATTTTCCGATACCAGATACGACAAACGACCGGTTTAATTCGTATATCACGATTCCGATCGGGATTATTATCGGCAGCGACTATATAGTCACCATATGCCAGCAGCCAAGTAGCTTTTTAACAGGGCTTATTAAGAAAAATGTAAGCACGTTAATGAGAAGTCGGTTTGCTTTAGAGGTTTTATTATCAATTTCAACATTGTACTTGGACAATTTAAAAACGCTCAACAAACAGCGTCTTAAAATTGAAAGTAATTTGCGCGAGTCGTTTACGAACAAGCAGTTGTATGACTTGATGGAAACCGAAAAAAGCTTGGTTTATTTCCTTACGTCGTTAAAGTCTAATGGAGATGTCATTACGAAACTGTTTCGTGTTCATTCCATCAAACTATATGAGGATGATAAAGACCTTCTAGAAGATGTGAAAATCGAAAACAATCAAGGAATTGAAACGACTGAATTGTACACGAGAATATTGGATAGTATCACAAGTTCTTATTCTTCACTGATCTCAAATGAGTTAAACAATACGATGAAAACTCTTACGTTGTTTACTGTATTTTTAACGCTTCCAACACTCGTATTTAGCTTTTTCGGAATGAACGTAGCGTTACCGATAACCGATGACGACCCGTCTTCTTGGATGAGCACACTCGGAATTTCGTTAATTTTTGTTTTACTGATTGGCTGGGCATTGTGGAAAAGACGAATTTTTTAA
- a CDS encoding aminoglycoside phosphotransferase family protein codes for MKIPYTKLKYQRELDAYKLLAGKVPVPQMLDYWSGDSECPGAFLLSELKGKPLTTDVSSEVAFQVGILHAQMHAVCPPVGQETTSIENEFSNWLNFIESKFLDFAVDVKEIIETELYEKSMNKFSELKQQLPAPVGPSFIHMDFRPANIIVDGKKVSGVIDFESVRFGSIDIDFTKLYRDFLSVNDSFYQAYQDGYRTIKPLLDLKKVLLFYQFLDAFNSIGWCRRRGLEKNAAFLEENLVILKKIVNG; via the coding sequence GTGAAAATTCCTTACACGAAATTGAAGTATCAACGAGAATTGGATGCTTATAAATTGTTGGCAGGAAAAGTACCGGTACCTCAAATGTTAGATTACTGGTCTGGTGATAGCGAATGTCCAGGTGCTTTTTTGTTGTCTGAACTAAAAGGAAAGCCTTTAACTACAGATGTTTCGTCAGAAGTGGCGTTTCAAGTGGGGATTTTGCATGCCCAAATGCATGCGGTGTGCCCACCGGTTGGCCAAGAAACAACAAGTATTGAAAATGAGTTTTCTAATTGGCTCAATTTTATTGAATCTAAGTTTCTTGATTTTGCAGTAGATGTAAAAGAAATTATTGAAACTGAGTTGTATGAAAAAAGTATGAATAAATTTAGTGAATTAAAACAACAATTACCTGCTCCAGTCGGTCCTAGCTTTATCCACATGGATTTTCGTCCTGCCAACATCATAGTAGATGGTAAAAAGGTTTCAGGAGTGATTGACTTTGAAAGTGTGCGATTTGGTTCAATAGATATTGACTTCACGAAATTGTATCGGGATTTTTTAAGTGTTAACGACAGTTTTTATCAAGCGTACCAAGATGGATACCGCACGATTAAACCATTGTTGGACTTGAAAAAGGTCCTGCTGTTTTATCAATTTTTAGATGCCTTTAACAGCATCGGTTGGTGCAGACGTCGAGGCCTTGAAAAAAACGCTGCTTTTCTAGAAGAAAACTTAGTTATTTTAAAGAAAATAGTTAATGGATAA
- a CDS encoding nucleotidyltransferase domain-containing protein has translation MEDDKKLEPVKAAELFINKYFPQCQGALLAGSVVRGESTETSDLDLVVFDQKFSSSYRESFLVYGWQIEVFVHNQSSYKSYFLSDYERARPSMPQMVVEGTILKDNGMITAIKEEARRLLETGPKEWSAETVVQKRYFLTDSLDDFIGCNNRAEGIFIAATLAELVSEFVLRVNKQWVGNSKWVVRSLKAYDAEFTRDFVIAFDEYYKTSEKLKVVHLVDRVLEPYGGRLFEGFSNGKE, from the coding sequence ATGGAAGATGATAAAAAACTTGAACCTGTAAAAGCAGCTGAATTATTCATAAATAAGTATTTTCCTCAGTGCCAAGGAGCATTGTTAGCGGGAAGTGTGGTTCGAGGCGAAAGTACTGAAACATCCGATTTAGATCTTGTAGTATTTGATCAAAAGTTTTCTTCTTCCTATCGCGAATCATTTTTAGTGTACGGCTGGCAGATTGAAGTATTTGTTCATAACCAATCATCATATAAATCTTATTTTTTGAGTGATTATGAAAGAGCCAGGCCATCCATGCCACAAATGGTAGTCGAAGGTACAATTTTAAAAGACAATGGGATGATTACAGCGATAAAAGAAGAAGCAAGAAGACTACTTGAAACAGGACCAAAAGAATGGTCAGCCGAAACAGTTGTGCAAAAACGTTATTTTTTAACAGATTCTCTTGATGACTTTATCGGTTGCAACAATCGGGCAGAGGGGATCTTTATTGCGGCTACTTTGGCCGAGCTTGTAAGTGAATTTGTTTTAAGAGTTAACAAACAATGGGTCGGCAATTCAAAATGGGTTGTCCGGTCATTAAAAGCTTATGATGCCGAATTTACTCGAGACTTTGTTATCGCTTTTGATGAATACTATAAAACGAGTGAGAAATTAAAAGTTGTTCATCTTGTGGATAGGGTACTAGAACCTTACGGTGGGCGTTTGTTCGAAGGTTTTTCAAATGGTAAAGAATAA
- a CDS encoding class I SAM-dependent methyltransferase, translating into MDTVNQNSNAWDKKVEEGSRYTQPVTSEKIQKSKTGHWEITVTTEKSVPRNWFPKSLRGLNILCLASGGGQQGPILAAAGANVTVTDISKKQLEQDEVVAKRDGLNLKTIHGDMSDLSAFEDESFDIVVNPVSNLFVKDVQCVWNEVARVLKNNGTLIAGFTNPLLWIFDDTQERKGILDVQHSIPSSTLDFLPDSEVQDYINSNQTIEYAHTLEEQIQGQIKAGFVISGFYEDDFGGTRILDNHIKTFIATRAIKLKMD; encoded by the coding sequence ATGGATACAGTCAATCAAAACAGTAACGCATGGGACAAAAAAGTTGAAGAAGGTTCGAGGTATACTCAACCCGTAACTAGCGAAAAAATCCAAAAAAGTAAAACTGGGCATTGGGAGATTACAGTCACTACAGAAAAATCAGTACCGAGAAATTGGTTTCCTAAATCATTAAGAGGGTTGAACATCCTTTGTTTAGCCTCAGGTGGTGGACAACAAGGTCCCATTTTAGCTGCCGCTGGAGCAAACGTGACAGTTACTGATATTTCCAAGAAACAATTGGAACAAGATGAAGTAGTAGCGAAGCGCGATGGGTTAAACTTAAAAACCATTCACGGAGATATGTCAGATCTTAGCGCATTTGAAGATGAATCTTTTGATATTGTCGTTAACCCTGTTTCCAACCTATTTGTTAAAGATGTTCAATGTGTTTGGAATGAAGTTGCAAGAGTGTTAAAAAATAATGGCACTTTAATTGCAGGATTTACCAATCCTCTTCTATGGATCTTTGATGATACTCAAGAAAGAAAAGGGATTCTTGATGTACAACACTCTATTCCTTCATCCACACTAGATTTTTTACCTGATTCAGAAGTGCAAGATTACATAAATTCAAATCAAACTATTGAATATGCACATACTTTAGAAGAACAAATCCAAGGCCAAATAAAAGCCGGATTCGTTATTTCAGGTTTTTACGAGGATGATTTTGGAGGAACTAGAATATTAGACAATCATATTAAAACTTTTATAGCGACGAGAGCTATTAAGTTGAAAATGGATTAA
- a CDS encoding SDR family oxidoreductase gives MNQLEGKIAIVTGVSRLQGIGAAICRELAKNGCHIFFTYWTKYDKQMPWGLELNEPMSLKEELKKTGVKVACEEIDLTQFHHLESLFDKVLEDVGEPDILINNAAYSTNNNYKNLTAEELTQHYMVNIGATTLLSSGFAKRFKKKTGGRIVNITSGQFQGPMPGELAYATTKGAIDALTITLAAEVAPIGITVNAINPGPTDTGWMTEEIKRELEPSFPFGRLGEPKDVAKTIKFLVSDDAEWITGQIIHSEGGFRR, from the coding sequence ATGAACCAATTGGAAGGGAAAATCGCGATAGTAACAGGGGTAAGTCGACTTCAAGGGATTGGAGCCGCGATTTGCCGAGAATTAGCAAAAAACGGTTGTCATATCTTTTTCACTTACTGGACAAAGTATGATAAGCAGATGCCTTGGGGGCTGGAATTAAACGAGCCAATGAGCTTAAAAGAAGAGTTAAAGAAAACAGGCGTAAAAGTAGCATGTGAAGAAATAGATTTAACTCAATTTCATCATTTAGAATCCCTTTTCGATAAAGTGTTAGAAGATGTAGGAGAGCCGGACATATTGATAAACAATGCAGCTTATTCCACTAACAATAACTATAAAAATTTGACTGCAGAGGAACTTACTCAGCATTATATGGTGAACATTGGAGCTACCACGCTGCTCAGTAGTGGTTTTGCCAAGCGCTTTAAGAAAAAAACAGGCGGAAGAATTGTCAATATTACTTCTGGTCAGTTTCAAGGGCCGATGCCAGGAGAACTAGCCTACGCCACTACTAAAGGGGCCATTGATGCATTAACCATAACTTTGGCTGCAGAAGTTGCTCCGATCGGAATAACGGTCAATGCGATAAACCCAGGTCCAACTGATACAGGGTGGATGACTGAAGAAATCAAGCGTGAATTGGAGCCGAGCTTTCCTTTCGGTAGGCTAGGCGAACCTAAAGATGTTGCGAAAACGATTAAGTTTTTAGTAAGTGATGATGCGGAATGGATTACAGGTCAGATTATCCATTCGGAAGGGGGATTTAGAAGGTAA
- a CDS encoding GNAT family N-acetyltransferase, which translates to MNVKGKKVTLRALERTDMEELRSYYNDPAIAPLLGGWTIPISSEQQNRWFDRLEFDNRNLRLAIETEEDGFIGISNILNIDYRNRSAHHGILIGKKNMRGHGYGRDTVMTTMKYAFEELQLHRLEGDILEHNVPSYNLFMKKCGWVEEGRKRDYAFRNNQYYDQIIVSILKTEYEQLCQELGYWKTES; encoded by the coding sequence ATGAATGTAAAGGGGAAAAAAGTAACGCTTCGTGCGCTAGAGAGAACAGATATGGAAGAATTGAGAAGTTACTATAACGATCCAGCAATAGCACCCTTACTTGGAGGCTGGACGATTCCGATTTCTTCTGAACAACAAAATCGGTGGTTTGATCGATTAGAATTTGATAACCGAAATCTACGCTTGGCAATTGAAACAGAAGAAGATGGGTTTATCGGCATCTCAAATATTTTAAATATCGATTACCGAAATCGTTCTGCACATCATGGAATTTTAATTGGTAAAAAAAATATGAGAGGCCACGGTTATGGACGCGATACAGTCATGACTACGATGAAATATGCATTTGAAGAACTTCAACTTCACCGCTTAGAAGGAGATATTCTAGAACACAATGTTCCTTCGTATAATTTATTTATGAAAAAATGCGGGTGGGTGGAAGAAGGCAGAAAACGAGATTATGCATTTCGTAATAACCAATATTACGACCAAATCATTGTGAGTATTTTAAAAACGGAATATGAACAATTATGCCAAGAACTCGGATACTGGAAGACAGAGAGTTAA
- a CDS encoding VOC family protein yields MKHQITPYLIFNGNAKEALEFYKKTFDGEISDVQTYGEADFPTPSEAENKIMHARFKKGELFFMVSDAFPNQDVESGSNIALVLEFEEQEEIDTIYSRLAENGTVAMELQDTFWGARYAKVKDAFGITWDLNYTYSK; encoded by the coding sequence ATGAAGCACCAAATTACGCCGTATTTAATTTTTAACGGTAACGCAAAAGAAGCATTAGAATTTTATAAAAAAACGTTTGATGGTGAAATTTCAGACGTGCAAACGTATGGCGAAGCTGATTTCCCAACACCGTCAGAAGCTGAAAACAAAATTATGCATGCTAGATTTAAGAAAGGTGAATTGTTTTTCATGGTCTCCGACGCATTTCCAAACCAGGACGTTGAATCAGGAAGTAACATTGCGTTAGTATTAGAATTTGAGGAGCAAGAAGAAATAGATACGATTTATAGCCGCCTCGCTGAAAATGGAACGGTCGCAATGGAGTTGCAAGATACTTTTTGGGGAGCACGTTATGCTAAAGTAAAAGATGCTTTTGGTATTACGTGGGACCTTAACTATACGTATTCAAAATAG
- a CDS encoding nucleoside 2-deoxyribosyltransferase produces MRFYVASSFKNKEQVEYVSHQLTMKGYVHSYDWTKNDRPTTLEALTEIGIKEKEAVMNSDIVIVLLPGGKGSHIELGMAIAAQKKIFLYSPDTDIDDLALTSTFYQLPEVQKVIGTLDDLLETVCSKFQMSTQEKVGIGREV; encoded by the coding sequence TTGAGATTTTATGTGGCATCAAGTTTTAAAAACAAAGAACAAGTAGAGTATGTTAGTCATCAATTAACAATGAAGGGATATGTGCATTCGTACGATTGGACGAAAAATGACCGTCCGACAACTTTAGAAGCATTAACAGAGATCGGAATTAAAGAAAAAGAAGCTGTGATGAATTCAGATATTGTGATTGTTTTGCTGCCAGGAGGAAAAGGAAGTCACATAGAATTAGGAATGGCAATTGCTGCTCAAAAGAAAATTTTTTTGTATTCTCCGGATACTGACATTGATGATTTAGCATTAACAAGTACTTTTTATCAGTTGCCAGAAGTTCAAAAAGTAATCGGAACGCTAGACGACTTACTAGAAACCGTTTGCTCAAAATTCCAAATGAGTACTCAGGAGAAAGTGGGAATAGGGAGGGAGGTATGA
- a CDS encoding VOC family protein has translation MINKLGQVMLYVHNQEKAETFWKDKVGFKGISYGGSEEMGMKWIEIAPTEDAATTIVLHDKEVISKMSPDLNLGTPSLMFFSDHIEKLHAEFKGKNIETGELVDMGTGRSFNFADDEGNYFAVMENV, from the coding sequence ATGATTAACAAGTTAGGACAAGTAATGTTGTATGTACATAACCAAGAAAAAGCAGAGACATTTTGGAAAGACAAAGTTGGATTTAAAGGAATTTCTTATGGAGGTTCTGAAGAGATGGGAATGAAGTGGATTGAAATTGCCCCTACTGAAGATGCTGCAACGACGATAGTTTTACATGACAAAGAAGTTATTTCAAAAATGTCACCTGACCTAAATCTTGGCACACCCTCATTGATGTTCTTCTCGGATCATATTGAAAAGTTGCATGCAGAATTTAAAGGAAAAAATATCGAAACAGGTGAATTGGTAGATATGGGTACCGGAAGGAGCTTTAACTTTGCCGACGATGAAGGGAATTATTTTGCTGTGATGGAGAATGTTTAA
- a CDS encoding biotin transporter BioY codes for MTTANVKLKMMIVTSLFAAIIGIFAQITIPLPLVPITGQTLAIGLAATILGAKYGTLSVLVYLGLGAIGIPVFAQMSGGLGSLFGPTGGYLIGFLPAAFIIGYYLEKTSYTFMNALIANVIGMFITLTFGTIWLMIFANLSWTGAFMGGFFPFILVGLIKAALAAWIGILVRLRLESAKLLYV; via the coding sequence ATGACAACAGCAAATGTAAAACTAAAAATGATGATTGTTACCTCATTGTTCGCAGCAATCATTGGCATTTTCGCACAAATCACTATCCCGCTTCCACTTGTACCTATTACAGGACAAACTCTTGCCATTGGCCTGGCTGCTACAATTTTAGGTGCTAAATATGGAACGCTGTCTGTTTTGGTTTATTTAGGACTAGGTGCAATTGGTATACCCGTATTCGCCCAAATGTCCGGAGGTCTTGGTAGCTTATTTGGACCAACTGGTGGCTATTTAATCGGATTTCTACCAGCCGCTTTTATTATTGGCTATTACCTCGAAAAAACTAGCTATACGTTTATGAACGCATTAATTGCAAATGTAATTGGCATGTTTATTACCTTAACATTCGGGACGATTTGGTTAATGATTTTCGCAAACCTTTCATGGACCGGCGCATTTATGGGAGGATTTTTCCCATTCATTTTAGTAGGACTTATAAAAGCCGCACTTGCTGCATGGATAGGTATTTTAGTTAGACTACGTTTAGAATCCGCGAAGCTACTTTATGTTTAA
- a CDS encoding OsmC family protein, which yields MANTVTFQATGTSSKMKTELKMGNHGMIIDEPPSMGGTDTGPDPLSTLLAALAGCENVIANLVAKEMKFDLQGIEFDVKGDLDPRGLMGKADVQPYFNQVYVYAKVTTDETVERIQELKEKTDARCPVFTTFQAAGIPIEANWEKA from the coding sequence ATGGCAAACACAGTAACATTTCAAGCAACAGGTACATCAAGTAAAATGAAAACAGAGCTCAAAATGGGAAATCACGGAATGATAATCGATGAGCCACCAAGCATGGGTGGGACTGATACAGGACCTGATCCACTTTCGACTCTTCTTGCAGCATTAGCTGGATGTGAAAATGTAATAGCAAATTTAGTCGCAAAAGAAATGAAATTTGATTTGCAAGGAATCGAGTTTGATGTAAAAGGTGACTTAGATCCCCGCGGTCTTATGGGGAAAGCGGATGTTCAGCCTTATTTTAATCAAGTTTATGTCTATGCAAAAGTAACAACAGATGAGACAGTTGAGCGTATCCAAGAACTAAAAGAAAAAACGGATGCTCGTTGCCCTGTTTTCACTACATTTCAAGCAGCAGGAATCCCGATCGAAGCAAATTGGGAAAAAGCATAA
- a CDS encoding SDR family NAD(P)-dependent oxidoreductase: MSLKLKGKVAVITGAAGDLGKAIAEIFLKEGAKVALVDRDQQALFSCESSLTDIGEVFGIVADVTSENDVASCVDKVMSRWGRIDVFVNNAGILGKVAPLVEQTVEDFDAILNINVKGVFLGLKKVMPVMFKQKSGSIINTSSVSGLMGSSGNSLYAASKHAVVGLTKTAALEAGYHSVRVNSIHPAPLDSTMMRKNEEGINRENPSEVRKVISSRIPLGRYGEMSEVAKLILFLASDDSQFITGSQYRIDGGMGAR; encoded by the coding sequence ATGTCGTTGAAACTAAAAGGAAAAGTAGCCGTAATTACTGGAGCGGCAGGAGATCTTGGGAAGGCTATTGCAGAGATTTTCTTAAAAGAAGGCGCGAAAGTAGCTTTGGTAGATCGCGACCAGCAAGCTCTTTTCAGTTGTGAAAGTTCACTAACCGATATTGGTGAAGTGTTTGGAATAGTGGCAGATGTTACTTCTGAAAATGATGTCGCTTCTTGTGTAGATAAAGTCATGAGTAGATGGGGAAGAATAGATGTATTCGTCAATAATGCGGGAATTTTAGGGAAAGTTGCTCCTTTAGTCGAACAAACTGTTGAAGATTTTGATGCGATTTTGAATATCAATGTCAAAGGAGTTTTTCTGGGGTTGAAAAAAGTGATGCCTGTTATGTTTAAACAAAAAAGTGGCAGCATCATTAATACCTCTTCTGTTTCAGGGTTGATGGGCAGTAGTGGAAATTCACTTTATGCTGCTTCGAAACATGCCGTTGTTGGTTTGACAAAGACAGCAGCTTTAGAAGCAGGATACCACTCAGTTAGAGTGAATTCGATTCATCCTGCGCCACTCGATTCAACCATGATGAGAAAAAATGAAGAAGGGATAAATCGTGAAAATCCATCAGAAGTCAGAAAAGTCATTTCTTCTCGTATTCCTCTAGGAAGATACGGGGAAATGTCTGAAGTAGCAAAACTGATTTTGTTTTTAGCAAGTGATGATTCGCAATTTATTACAGGCAGCCAATATCGAATCGATGGTGGTATGGGCGCGCGTTAG
- a CDS encoding M4 family metallopeptidase encodes MNKKKLLTLSLAASLALSATAVSANTAPTQETTEKVHINKETKMPDMIYGKLTTPSNKSAKEIVFTYLEENEELYKFGKKELSNFKIVSQEKDDLGFTKLKMQQMFKGVPVFGSVINAHVDQDGVLNSVSGNLTPELYNKQSLKKGATLKADVALEKAKADLNKKIGSTPELESEVTPELVVYFQDGNANYAYSAEFEFLYPEPGNYQYFVDAKTGEILDSYNQIHEAKPSTGGQGITGSDSTGTGKGVLGDTKTFNTLTNSSGSYLVDRTRGNGIFTYDAKNRTRTPGTLWLDSDNVYNAAYDGAAVDAHAYAGQTYDYFKDVHNRNSYDGNGADLVSTVHYGRDYNNAFWSGSQMVYGDGDGNTFVPLSGALDVIAHELTHAVTDTTADLIYQNESGAINESMSDIFGTLVEFHFNNNPDWQVGEDIYTPNIAGDALRSMQDPTLSGDPDHYSKRYTGTGDYGGVHINSGISNKAAYLLANGGTHYGVSVNGIGNDKAGAIYYRTLTQYLTPNSNYSHFRVSTIQAATDLYGASSAEVASVKAAFTAVGVN; translated from the coding sequence ATGAACAAGAAAAAATTACTGACTTTAAGTTTGGCAGCATCACTAGCGTTATCAGCAACAGCGGTTTCTGCAAATACCGCCCCAACACAAGAAACAACAGAAAAGGTTCATATCAATAAAGAAACCAAAATGCCTGACATGATATATGGGAAACTAACGACTCCATCCAATAAATCAGCTAAGGAAATTGTGTTTACATACTTAGAAGAAAATGAGGAACTTTACAAATTTGGCAAAAAGGAACTTTCTAACTTTAAAATTGTTAGCCAGGAAAAAGATGATCTTGGCTTTACAAAACTGAAAATGCAACAAATGTTTAAAGGCGTTCCTGTTTTCGGTTCAGTAATCAATGCGCATGTGGATCAAGACGGCGTATTGAACTCCGTTTCAGGTAATTTAACGCCAGAATTATACAATAAGCAATCCTTGAAAAAAGGCGCTACGTTAAAAGCAGACGTAGCACTTGAAAAAGCAAAAGCTGACTTGAATAAAAAAATTGGCAGTACTCCAGAGTTAGAATCTGAAGTAACACCTGAGCTGGTCGTTTACTTCCAAGATGGAAATGCGAACTATGCCTACAGTGCAGAATTTGAATTCCTCTATCCGGAACCTGGCAATTATCAATACTTTGTCGATGCTAAAACAGGTGAAATCTTAGATTCATATAACCAAATCCACGAAGCAAAACCTTCAACAGGTGGACAAGGGATAACAGGAAGCGACTCCACTGGTACAGGTAAAGGTGTATTAGGAGATACAAAAACCTTCAATACCTTAACCAACAGCAGTGGTTCATATTTAGTAGATAGAACTCGCGGAAATGGGATTTTCACATACGATGCTAAAAATCGCACACGGACACCAGGAACTTTATGGCTTGATAGCGACAACGTTTATAACGCTGCATATGACGGTGCTGCAGTCGATGCTCATGCATATGCCGGTCAAACCTATGATTATTTCAAAGATGTTCATAACCGCAATAGCTATGATGGCAATGGGGCTGATTTAGTATCCACTGTCCATTACGGCCGTGATTATAACAATGCTTTCTGGAGTGGCTCTCAAATGGTTTATGGAGATGGGGACGGCAATACGTTTGTGCCCCTATCAGGTGCTTTAGATGTAATTGCTCATGAATTGACACATGCTGTGACAGATACTACGGCGGACTTAATTTATCAAAACGAATCAGGCGCGATTAACGAATCCATGTCTGATATTTTTGGAACACTCGTTGAATTCCATTTCAACAACAACCCTGATTGGCAAGTTGGAGAAGATATTTACACACCAAATATTGCAGGTGATGCACTTCGTTCAATGCAAGATCCTACGTTAAGCGGAGATCCTGACCATTATTCAAAACGCTACACAGGTACTGGTGATTACGGCGGCGTTCATATCAATTCTGGAATTAGCAACAAAGCTGCATATTTGTTAGCTAACGGAGGTACGCATTACGGAGTAAGTGTCAATGGAATTGGCAATGATAAAGCAGGCGCTATTTATTACCGTACATTAACTCAATATTTAACGCCAAATTCAAACTACAGTCATTTCCGCGTTTCGACGATCCAAGCGGCAACTGACCTATACGGAGCTTCAAGCGCAGAAGTTGCAAGTGTGAAAGCTGCGTTTACAGCTGTAGGAGTTAATTGA
- a CDS encoding ester cyclase: protein MKYDLKTNKKNAKEFYEMAYMGKPAEAVQRYVGKEYIQHNPDVENGKKGFIKYFEKMHKEFPDKSIDFVRAIAENDLVSLHTHQVWPDEEEYVTMDFFRFDEQGKIVEHWDAIQKIPQTSKSGNPMY from the coding sequence ATGAAATATGATTTAAAAACGAATAAAAAGAATGCGAAGGAATTTTATGAAATGGCTTATATGGGCAAGCCAGCTGAAGCTGTTCAAAGATATGTAGGGAAAGAATACATTCAGCACAATCCGGATGTCGAAAATGGCAAAAAAGGCTTTATAAAATATTTTGAGAAAATGCATAAAGAATTTCCCGACAAAAGTATTGATTTTGTTCGGGCGATTGCAGAAAACGATTTAGTGTCCCTTCATACCCATCAAGTTTGGCCAGATGAAGAAGAGTATGTAACTATGGACTTTTTCCGTTTTGATGAGCAGGGAAAAATTGTAGAGCACTGGGATGCCATTCAAAAAATTCCACAAACCTCGAAATCAGGAAATCCAATGTATTAG